In Candidatus Sulfurimonas marisnigri, a single genomic region encodes these proteins:
- a CDS encoding ABC transporter ATP-binding protein: MISNQNVSKVYKMGEVDLTVLKDLNLQIKHGEFVAIVGPSGSGKSTVLNLLGCLDKPTDGKIFIDETDVTQLDTTALANFRGENIGFIFQSFNLIPVLSVYENIEYPLIMIQNLPEKERRERIMTLLKDVDMLDQKDKFPDQLSGGQRQRVAIARALVTKPKIVFADEPTANLDTHTSNQIITLMRNIQKEFNTTFIFATHDEKIVTAVDRIITLVDGVVTDDKRVA; encoded by the coding sequence ATGATATCAAACCAAAATGTCAGTAAAGTATATAAAATGGGAGAGGTTGATTTAACAGTTTTAAAAGACCTAAACCTTCAAATAAAACACGGTGAGTTTGTTGCAATTGTTGGACCAAGTGGTAGTGGAAAAAGTACCGTATTAAATCTGCTTGGATGTTTGGACAAGCCTACTGACGGTAAAATATTTATAGATGAAACGGATGTAACTCAGCTAGACACCACAGCCTTAGCAAATTTCAGAGGTGAAAACATAGGTTTTATTTTTCAAAGTTTTAACCTCATTCCAGTTCTTTCAGTTTATGAGAACATTGAGTATCCTTTAATTATGATTCAAAACTTACCAGAAAAAGAGCGCCGTGAGAGAATCATGACTCTGCTTAAAGATGTTGACATGTTAGACCAAAAAGACAAATTTCCAGATCAACTTTCAGGTGGACAACGACAACGAGTCGCTATTGCAAGAGCCTTAGTAACTAAGCCTAAGATTGTCTTTGCTGATGAGCCTACCGCAAACCTAGATACTCATACATCAAATCAGATTATCACTCTTATGCGCAATATTCAAAAAGAGTTTAACACTACCTTTATCTTCGCTACTCATGATGAAAAAATTGTTACTGCAGTAGACAGAATCATTACACTTGTTGATGGTGTTGTTACAGATGATAAAAGGGTTGCATAA
- a CDS encoding ABC transporter permease: protein MKNIIKISFRNLLRSGRRTLLTASLITIGVMFVLIYSALSGSFKAYMVGQVTDSMLGHLQIHRKGYVASVDNLPLNKNLNEKQIAKIAEILDESPFIESYALRLKLGSMFSNYIESTSIRLNGIDPQKESKTLPLFESRIQGATIDSLKEGTILVPELLAKGMQVKTGDTVVLVATNQKGSVNGLNFMVTGSVEAASGPGGRDGYIHINDVKKLLRLKEVEISEVVIRLKDVNNLEKAMKELAPLTKFTNQKGKPVFEVHSWRQLSPFYNIVKMLNLMDISIKIILISIVLISVLNVMVMSVYERIKEIGTIAAMGTTPSTITKLFLTEGLMLGVFGTILGSIISYGIIFIINAIGITFAFGRQAEITLNPVLHFNEMVIVSVIVIIISLIASISPARKAAKLNPVDALRQN, encoded by the coding sequence ATGAAAAATATAATAAAAATTTCTTTTAGAAATCTACTTAGAAGCGGCAGAAGGACTCTCTTGACAGCTAGTCTTATTACTATCGGTGTGATGTTTGTTTTAATCTACTCAGCACTCTCTGGCAGTTTTAAAGCCTATATGGTTGGACAGGTTACTGACTCAATGTTGGGACATTTGCAAATTCACAGAAAAGGGTATGTAGCCTCTGTTGACAACTTGCCACTTAACAAAAACCTTAATGAGAAACAAATAGCTAAAATAGCTGAAATTTTAGATGAGAGCCCTTTTATTGAGAGTTATGCACTACGCCTTAAACTCGGTTCAATGTTCTCCAATTATATAGAATCAACAAGTATTAGATTAAACGGTATTGACCCGCAAAAAGAGTCTAAAACTCTTCCTCTGTTTGAATCACGCATACAAGGTGCAACAATAGACTCACTTAAAGAGGGGACTATCTTAGTGCCGGAGTTATTGGCAAAAGGGATGCAGGTTAAAACAGGAGACACAGTAGTTTTAGTTGCTACAAACCAAAAAGGCTCTGTCAATGGGCTTAACTTTATGGTTACAGGAAGCGTAGAAGCTGCTTCAGGACCAGGTGGAAGAGATGGTTATATTCATATCAATGATGTTAAAAAGCTTCTTAGACTAAAAGAGGTAGAGATAAGTGAAGTGGTAATTAGACTTAAAGATGTTAACAATTTAGAAAAAGCCATGAAGGAACTAGCGCCACTAACTAAGTTTACCAACCAAAAAGGGAAGCCTGTTTTTGAAGTGCACTCATGGAGACAACTTAGCCCTTTTTACAACATTGTTAAAATGCTAAACCTTATGGATATATCTATTAAAATCATCTTAATCTCAATAGTACTTATTTCTGTTTTAAATGTAATGGTAATGAGCGTTTATGAACGTATTAAAGAGATAGGAACCATAGCAGCTATGGGTACAACACCAAGCACGATTACTAAGCTATTTTTAACGGAGGGCTTAATGCTTGGTGTATTTGGTACTATTTTAGGAAGTATTATCTCTTATGGAATTATTTTTATAATCAATGCTATTGGTATAACTTTTGCCTTTGGTAGACAAGCTGAAATAACACTAAACCCTGTTCTACACTTCAATGAGATGGTAATAGTAAGTGTTATAGTAATAATAATCTCTCTTATTGCTTCAATCTCTCCTGCTAGAAAAGCAGCGAAGCTCAACCCAGTTGACGCTTTAAGACAAAACTAG
- a CDS encoding outer membrane lipoprotein-sorting protein — protein MKLFAILLTLSTMLLAETLLETIDRKLTPVSAQMYKKLINIEPDGSKKEFMMFQAKKDKDKMVSLFLSPDSEKGRATLRLGDNMWLYIPNVGRPLRITSMQSVVGGVFNNADIMRLDFSTEYDVVTQEKKEDFILLNLKAKNDTVSYDKLVMQVNKKTLTPMEVECYTSTKMLIKTLYYKESKDFGDGIVRPSVVETISPMYKGYKSIMIYGKITPKKFPDEAFTLDSLANASELRR, from the coding sequence ATGAAATTATTTGCCATATTACTCACACTAAGCACAATGCTGTTAGCGGAAACTCTATTAGAGACAATTGACAGAAAACTAACACCCGTCTCTGCACAAATGTATAAAAAACTTATAAACATTGAGCCTGATGGCTCTAAAAAAGAGTTTATGATGTTTCAAGCAAAAAAAGACAAAGATAAAATGGTTTCACTGTTCTTATCTCCAGATAGTGAAAAAGGTCGTGCAACTCTACGTCTCGGTGATAACATGTGGCTCTACATCCCAAATGTTGGAAGACCTCTACGAATTACGTCAATGCAGTCTGTTGTAGGAGGTGTTTTTAACAATGCTGATATTATGAGGCTTGATTTTAGCACTGAGTACGATGTTGTAACCCAAGAGAAAAAAGAAGATTTTATACTTCTTAATCTAAAAGCAAAAAATGACACTGTCTCCTACGATAAACTTGTAATGCAGGTTAATAAAAAAACTCTTACACCTATGGAGGTGGAGTGTTATACTTCTACTAAGATGCTGATTAAAACACTCTACTACAAAGAATCAAAAGACTTTGGTGATGGAATTGTCCGCCCTTCTGTTGTTGAGACTATCTCTCCTATGTATAAAGGTTATAAATCTATTATGATTTACGGAAAAATCACACCTAAAAAATTTCCTGATGAAGCATTTACTTTAGACTCTCTTGCAAACGCTTCAGAACTTAGAAGATAG
- a CDS encoding Dabb family protein: MIVHIVMFKFKEQNRDANIEEVVKRLNALVELIPTLKSMEVGVDFSRTERAFDMSLYSTFDTKEDLQDYAVHPEHLKVVELIKSVTLESKVVDYVL, translated from the coding sequence ATGATAGTTCATATAGTAATGTTTAAATTCAAAGAGCAAAACAGAGATGCAAATATAGAAGAAGTAGTAAAGAGGTTAAACGCCTTAGTAGAGCTGATACCAACTCTAAAATCTATGGAAGTTGGAGTTGATTTTTCACGAACCGAGAGAGCATTTGACATGTCACTATACTCAACATTTGATACAAAAGAGGATTTGCAAGATTATGCCGTTCACCCGGAGCATCTAAAAGTAGTGGAGCTTATAAAGTCTGTAACATTAGAGTCTAAGGTTGTTGATTATGTATTGTAA
- a CDS encoding SLC13 family permease: MGEHTQQFKKIAIGIFIGALVFALSLSVFTTQQASLLGLIALLVTLWTNEGLPLGVVSLLPIILFPAFSILTTKETTANYSHPIIFLFLGGFLLAIAVEKTHLHTWIADKMLSIFPSTPKGIIFSLTITSGILSSVLSNTTTTLLLISIALFITDNLRLKMRFALAIAYGASVGGILTPIGTPPNLILLGIMQDKAMEAIPFFQWMWMAAPLVFMMFFVVASLLSIGVKDINISIDSENKTLDINQKKVLYLIAGLVVLLLINAPIKPYWNGLGLSEAGLLLTCGLLLFAPLFSILDWMDDKAKIPYRIMFLFGAGFSIAKAFSETGLADEVASYLIVMTALPPILLLFSVAMLITFTTEITSNTALISIMLPVIYAVAEQTGINTTLFMMVATICASYAFMLPIATPPNAIAMSSGAVSVKEMARYGLVLNLVGIFLIVMIAQFFWKGIL, encoded by the coding sequence ATGGGTGAACATACGCAGCAGTTTAAAAAGATAGCTATTGGAATTTTTATAGGTGCTTTAGTCTTCGCTCTATCTTTAAGTGTTTTTACAACTCAACAAGCTTCACTTCTAGGGCTTATTGCTCTTTTGGTTACTCTGTGGACAAATGAGGGGCTCCCTTTGGGTGTGGTTTCTCTTTTGCCAATCATTTTATTTCCAGCTTTTTCAATTTTGACTACCAAGGAGACAACAGCAAACTACTCTCACCCTATTATATTTTTATTTTTAGGCGGTTTTTTACTTGCTATCGCAGTTGAGAAAACGCATCTTCACACTTGGATAGCAGATAAAATGCTCTCTATTTTTCCATCAACTCCAAAGGGTATAATTTTCTCACTAACCATTACATCCGGGATACTTAGCTCAGTGCTCTCAAATACTACAACAACACTTTTACTAATCTCTATTGCTCTTTTTATAACAGATAATTTAAGACTTAAAATGAGATTTGCTCTGGCAATAGCTTATGGTGCTAGCGTTGGCGGAATATTAACCCCTATTGGCACTCCTCCGAACCTTATTTTGCTTGGGATTATGCAGGATAAAGCAATGGAAGCTATACCATTTTTTCAGTGGATGTGGATGGCTGCTCCTTTAGTTTTTATGATGTTCTTCGTAGTTGCTTCTCTTCTTAGCATTGGTGTAAAAGATATTAATATTTCAATAGATAGCGAAAATAAAACTTTAGACATAAACCAAAAAAAAGTGTTATATCTAATTGCCGGTCTAGTAGTTTTACTTTTGATAAACGCACCTATAAAACCATACTGGAATGGACTTGGACTAAGTGAAGCTGGACTTTTACTTACATGTGGTCTTTTACTCTTCGCACCACTATTTAGCATACTTGACTGGATGGATGATAAAGCAAAAATCCCATATAGAATTATGTTTTTATTTGGCGCAGGGTTTAGTATTGCAAAAGCTTTTAGCGAAACAGGCTTGGCAGATGAAGTTGCATCTTATCTAATAGTTATGACAGCTTTACCTCCAATACTTCTGCTTTTTAGTGTAGCTATGCTTATTACTTTTACAACAGAGATAACTTCAAACACTGCACTAATCTCTATAATGCTTCCTGTTATATATGCAGTAGCAGAGCAAACAGGTATAAACACAACTCTCTTTATGATGGTAGCAACGATATGTGCCAGTTATGCTTTTATGCTCCCAATCGCCACGCCACCAAATGCAATTGCCATGAGCAGTGGAGCGGTATCTGTTAAAGAGATGGCGAGATACGGCTTGGTTCTCAATCTTGTTGGAATATTTTTAATAGTAATGATTGCCCAGTTTTTCTGGAAAGGGATTCTTTAA
- a CDS encoding protein kinase, giving the protein MQTLAQLRSGELKGTKQLSISENLTSFPHEIFELADTLEFLDLSNNLLSHIPSELSRLKKLKIAFFSYNNFTSMPSAFKECENLYMLGLKANQIEHFDEEILPLSISWLILTDNRLKSLPNSIGKLSKLQKFPLAGNQLTYLPDSMAECKNLELLRLSANQLQEIPSWLLTLPKLSWLAFSGNPCVESPETNHKEIAYEEIEVKELLGEGASGKIFKGYMKKLDKDVAIKFFKGAVTSDGYAKDEMNACMSVGEHENLIKVFAKIKGDERLGLLLEYIPAIFENLGLPPNFDTCTRDIYEEGREFSIESIYKIAKAIVSAASHLHNKGLMHGDLYAHNILINNEYKCYLGDFGAASFYDKENRDYEKIEVRAFGCLLDDMLVRCDKKDEQSYKSLDVLRNKCMSEDVQSRPLFEEMVF; this is encoded by the coding sequence ATGCAAACCTTAGCACAACTTCGCTCAGGCGAGCTAAAAGGGACTAAACAACTCTCTATATCTGAGAATCTTACATCTTTTCCACATGAGATATTTGAGCTAGCAGATACCTTGGAGTTTTTAGATTTAAGTAATAACTTACTTTCTCATATCCCATCAGAGTTAAGCAGACTTAAAAAACTAAAGATTGCCTTCTTTTCATATAATAACTTTACTAGTATGCCATCTGCATTTAAAGAGTGTGAAAATCTTTACATGTTAGGTTTAAAAGCAAATCAAATAGAACACTTTGATGAAGAAATATTACCTCTTAGTATTAGTTGGCTTATCTTGACAGATAACAGACTTAAAAGCTTGCCAAACTCCATCGGTAAACTATCAAAACTGCAAAAGTTTCCACTTGCTGGTAACCAACTAACTTATCTTCCAGACTCGATGGCAGAGTGTAAAAATCTAGAGCTACTTCGTTTATCCGCAAATCAACTACAAGAGATACCATCTTGGTTATTAACACTTCCAAAACTTTCATGGTTGGCATTCTCTGGTAATCCATGTGTTGAGAGTCCTGAGACAAACCACAAAGAGATAGCTTATGAAGAGATAGAGGTGAAAGAACTATTAGGTGAGGGTGCTTCAGGTAAAATATTTAAGGGGTATATGAAAAAGTTAGACAAAGATGTAGCCATTAAGTTTTTTAAGGGTGCCGTAACTAGCGATGGATATGCAAAAGATGAGATGAATGCATGTATGAGTGTTGGTGAGCATGAAAATCTTATTAAAGTATTTGCGAAGATAAAAGGAGATGAGCGTTTAGGTCTTCTTTTAGAATACATACCAGCCATTTTTGAAAATCTAGGCCTTCCGCCAAACTTTGATACATGTACAAGAGATATATATGAAGAGGGTAGAGAGTTCAGTATAGAATCCATTTATAAAATTGCAAAAGCTATAGTCTCCGCTGCTTCTCATCTACATAATAAGGGTTTGATGCATGGTGACCTTTATGCTCACAATATTTTAATTAACAACGAGTATAAATGTTACTTAGGTGATTTTGGAGCTGCAAGTTTTTATGATAAAGAAAATAGAGATTATGAAAAAATAGAAGTACGAGCTTTTGGATGTCTTCTAGATGACATGTTAGTTCGCTGTGATAAAAAAGATGAACAATCGTATAAGAGTCTTGATGTGTTAAGAAACAAGTGCATGAGCGAAGATGTACAGAGCAGACCACTGTTTGAAGAGATGGTGTTTTAG
- a CDS encoding NAD(P)H-dependent glycerol-3-phosphate dehydrogenase yields the protein MSKVGVIGAGKWGSALAFALSEKSDVFITSRRPREMKNFVSLEEILKCEYLIITVPAQQIASWLEENFVFTNQKILVASKGIEATTGRFLNDIYANHIPESNIAFLSGPSFATEVMQSLPTALVINSKNEELSKELSSLFPSFIKTYTSTDVIGAEVAGAYKNVIAIAAGICEGLGLGKNAAAALISRGLVEMQRFGLHYGAKEDSFLGLSGAGDLFLTASSNMSRNFRVGLGLAKGRTQEDILEELGEVAEGIGTTYALHEISQLRNLYLPIAKEVYEMLEGKNPQESLRDLLSS from the coding sequence GTGAGTAAAGTTGGTGTTATAGGAGCAGGTAAATGGGGTTCGGCTTTAGCCTTCGCATTAAGTGAGAAAAGTGATGTTTTTATAACTTCAAGAAGACCAAGAGAGATGAAAAATTTTGTTTCATTGGAAGAAATATTAAAATGTGAATATTTGATTATTACAGTACCAGCACAACAAATAGCATCTTGGCTTGAAGAAAATTTTGTATTTACAAACCAAAAGATTTTAGTTGCATCTAAAGGCATAGAAGCAACGACTGGTAGATTTTTAAATGATATTTATGCAAACCATATTCCTGAATCTAACATTGCTTTTCTTTCAGGCCCATCATTTGCAACAGAGGTTATGCAGTCGCTTCCTACGGCTTTAGTAATCAATTCTAAAAATGAAGAGCTAAGTAAAGAGTTATCATCTCTATTCCCATCTTTTATAAAAACATACACGTCAACTGATGTAATTGGCGCAGAGGTTGCAGGTGCTTATAAAAATGTAATAGCCATAGCTGCTGGAATTTGCGAGGGGTTAGGACTTGGTAAAAATGCAGCAGCAGCTCTTATATCTCGCGGACTAGTTGAGATGCAGAGGTTTGGTCTTCATTACGGAGCAAAAGAGGATAGTTTTTTGGGACTTAGCGGAGCAGGAGATCTTTTTCTAACTGCATCATCTAACATGTCAAGAAACTTTCGCGTCGGTTTAGGTTTAGCAAAAGGGAGAACTCAAGAGGATATTCTCGAGGAGTTGGGAGAAGTAGCGGAGGGGATAGGAACTACTTACGCATTACATGAAATCTCTCAGCTTCGTAATTTGTATCTTCCAATTGCCAAAGAGGTCTACGAGATGCTAGAGGGCAAAAATCCACAAGAGTCTTTAAGAGACTTACTGTCGAGTTAG
- a CDS encoding TrkA C-terminal domain-containing protein, translated as MRQKSALIFGYNDYTFEIEKNISAHYKNIYIFRLGEYSELKEQNNYKIHSFDLSDNWDDLSTIVDIDDCVAFCVLEDMAENIFLTISLRDSFKDLTIVALAEDKESTDKLTLAGATRVIPTTQTTANIIVEMLEKPIVTEVLHNILYEKSDLKIAQIAVENNNFFEGKYPADIDWSREHGIIVISIVHDDMSSEFIYSSKEKHHIIKSGDIFVVVGYEQDIKDFEKLIGSRL; from the coding sequence ATGAGACAAAAAAGTGCTCTGATTTTTGGCTACAACGACTACACTTTTGAGATTGAAAAAAATATATCAGCACACTATAAAAATATATACATTTTTAGATTAGGCGAATATAGTGAGCTAAAAGAGCAGAATAATTATAAAATACATAGTTTTGATTTGAGTGACAATTGGGATGATTTAAGCACTATTGTTGATATAGATGATTGTGTTGCGTTTTGTGTTCTTGAGGATATGGCAGAAAATATATTTTTAACTATTTCACTGCGAGACTCGTTTAAAGATTTGACAATAGTCGCTTTAGCAGAAGATAAAGAGAGTACAGACAAACTTACTTTAGCGGGGGCAACAAGAGTTATTCCAACTACGCAGACTACTGCGAATATTATTGTAGAGATGCTTGAAAAACCAATAGTTACAGAGGTATTGCACAATATTTTATATGAAAAAAGTGATTTAAAAATAGCTCAAATAGCAGTTGAAAACAATAATTTTTTCGAGGGTAAATACCCGGCAGATATAGATTGGAGCAGGGAGCATGGAATAATCGTTATTTCTATTGTACATGATGATATGAGTAGCGAGTTTATATACTCATCGAAGGAAAAACACCATATAATTAAAAGCGGTGACATTTTTGTTGTTGTTGGATATGAACAAGATATTAAAGATTTTGAAAAGTTGATAGGGAGCAGATTGTGA
- a CDS encoding ion transporter — protein sequence MFKRLLVDTAYHINTSEKYAKNKHFFYNLLENSNNKYKRYFDLFMITLIFISVVILIREVKSHVNDTLLFFNNYVISIIFFIEYMLRLWVSSSVTQVIIEQSEHSTMLGEKFKFFNALKEIIEIKFRYILSIKAIIDLMAIIPFFHELRLLRIFILFRVFKLFRYAKSIQTFASVLAAKKFEFFTLLIFASIIIFVSSVLIYVMEANSPDSQIKTLFDALYWSIVTISTVGYGDITPITEPGRVVSMFVIVAGIAVFSFTTSLIVTAFTEKLDEIKDTKLIDDIEKIKEFYLICGYENISKEVAKKLSIKNRVIILEENFSKAESARKDGFVVLNYDPGATESYRKLRINIQAQVKAIICLSYSDVENVYTALTVRSFNKEVFILSVLKNKSNRNKLIFAGVNELIYEKELVGIVAKEFVGQPVAFEAIHALRSNFNGIDMQEILVSDRVLSNFITVGDLHNKKYRVILLGIYKKSIKRFLFNPIDSTVLEVGDYLLVIGNIQFIKEFSNSLNNKGKK from the coding sequence TTGTTTAAGCGTTTGCTGGTCGATACTGCATACCATATAAATACATCTGAAAAATATGCAAAAAATAAACATTTTTTTTATAATTTATTAGAAAACAGCAACAACAAATATAAAAGATATTTCGACCTATTTATGATTACTCTTATTTTTATAAGTGTTGTAATTTTGATACGAGAAGTAAAGTCACATGTTAACGACACTCTTCTTTTTTTCAATAACTATGTCATATCTATAATCTTTTTTATTGAGTACATGTTGAGGCTTTGGGTTAGTAGCAGCGTAACTCAAGTTATTATTGAGCAAAGTGAGCACAGCACTATGCTTGGGGAAAAATTTAAGTTTTTCAATGCTTTAAAAGAGATAATTGAAATTAAATTTAGATATATATTATCAATTAAAGCTATTATTGATTTAATGGCAATTATTCCATTTTTTCATGAACTAAGACTTCTTCGAATTTTTATACTATTTAGAGTTTTCAAGCTCTTTAGATATGCAAAAAGTATTCAAACTTTTGCTTCAGTTCTTGCTGCAAAAAAGTTTGAGTTTTTTACGTTACTAATCTTTGCTTCAATTATTATTTTTGTTTCATCTGTTTTGATTTATGTAATGGAAGCAAACAGCCCAGACTCACAGATAAAGACTCTTTTTGATGCCTTGTATTGGTCTATAGTTACAATATCAACAGTCGGTTATGGAGACATAACTCCAATAACGGAGCCTGGAAGAGTAGTGTCGATGTTTGTTATAGTTGCTGGTATTGCAGTCTTTTCATTTACGACTTCACTTATAGTTACAGCATTTACAGAAAAATTAGATGAGATAAAAGACACAAAACTTATTGACGATATAGAAAAAATAAAAGAGTTTTATCTTATCTGCGGTTATGAAAATATATCAAAAGAGGTTGCTAAAAAACTTTCTATAAAAAATAGAGTCATTATTTTAGAAGAAAATTTCTCAAAAGCTGAATCGGCACGTAAAGATGGTTTTGTAGTGCTAAATTACGATCCAGGAGCTACAGAGAGCTACCGAAAACTTCGTATAAATATACAAGCGCAAGTAAAAGCAATTATCTGCTTAAGTTATAGCGATGTAGAAAATGTGTATACAGCATTAACTGTTCGCTCCTTTAACAAGGAAGTGTTTATATTGTCTGTTTTAAAAAATAAGAGCAATAGAAACAAGTTAATATTTGCAGGTGTTAATGAACTTATTTATGAAAAAGAGTTGGTTGGGATAGTCGCTAAAGAGTTTGTTGGTCAGCCAGTTGCATTTGAAGCAATCCATGCTTTACGTTCAAACTTTAACGGTATTGATATGCAAGAGATTCTTGTAAGCGATAGAGTTCTAAGTAATTTTATAACCGTTGGTGATTTGCATAATAAAAAGTATAGGGTTATACTTTTGGGAATATATAAAAAGAGTATAAAAAGATTTTTATTTAATCCTATTGACAGCACAGTTTTAGAAGTTGGCGATTATCTTCTTGTAATAGGAAATATACAGTTTATAAAGGAGTTTAGCAACTCATTGAATAATAAGGGTAAAAAATGA
- the gatB gene encoding Asp-tRNA(Asn)/Glu-tRNA(Gln) amidotransferase subunit GatB, whose product MFEVVIGLEVHVQLNTKSKLFCSCPTSFNHKQNTNTCPTCLALPGALPVLNKEVLHKSIMLGTAINGTVNRTSFFDRKSYFYPDSPTAYQITQLYTPVVEHGKLQIDFEDGSHKIIRINRAHIEADAGKNIHDGDISKVDLNRAGTPLLEIVSEPDMRSAEEVILYLKKLHSIIRYLDIGDANMQEGSFRVDVNVSIRPKGDEKLYTRVEVKNINSFKFIQKAIELEVARQSEAWEDGVYEREIAQETRLFDQTKQETRSMRGKEEAADYRYFPEPDLLKAVVTDEMMAVYSQIPELPDEKRDRFVKDYGMNEYSAGVVTSTVEMAHFFEAMMQEKISAKNALTWLTTELQGRLKGEMNITNSPVDAKKLGQLVKRIEDGTISGKAAKEVLDRLMVENLEVDGVIDALGLKQVSDNGAIEAICDAIIAANQDKAEQYRGGKDKLFGFFVGQVMKESKGSANPKTVNEVLKAKLG is encoded by the coding sequence ATGTTTGAAGTAGTTATCGGTCTCGAAGTCCATGTACAACTAAATACAAAATCAAAACTTTTTTGCTCGTGTCCTACGAGTTTCAATCACAAACAAAATACAAATACATGTCCAACTTGTTTAGCTCTTCCAGGTGCCCTGCCAGTGCTAAATAAAGAAGTTCTACATAAGTCTATTATGCTTGGAACTGCTATAAATGGAACCGTTAATAGAACATCTTTCTTTGATAGAAAAAGTTACTTCTATCCAGATAGTCCGACTGCCTATCAGATTACCCAGCTTTACACTCCTGTTGTTGAACATGGAAAGTTGCAAATAGACTTTGAAGACGGAAGTCACAAAATTATCCGCATTAATCGTGCTCATATCGAAGCTGATGCTGGAAAAAATATACATGATGGTGATATATCTAAAGTTGATTTAAACCGTGCAGGAACTCCACTTTTAGAGATAGTATCTGAGCCTGATATGAGAAGTGCAGAAGAAGTTATCCTCTATCTAAAAAAACTTCACTCAATAATTCGTTACTTAGATATCGGTGACGCGAACATGCAAGAGGGGTCATTTCGTGTTGATGTAAATGTCTCAATTCGTCCAAAAGGTGATGAAAAACTTTATACTCGTGTTGAAGTTAAAAATATAAACTCATTTAAATTTATCCAAAAAGCGATTGAACTGGAAGTGGCTCGTCAGAGCGAGGCTTGGGAAGATGGAGTATATGAGCGAGAGATAGCTCAAGAGACTAGATTGTTTGACCAAACGAAGCAAGAGACTCGTTCTATGCGTGGTAAAGAGGAAGCTGCTGATTACCGTTACTTCCCAGAGCCGGATCTACTTAAAGCTGTAGTAACTGATGAAATGATGGCTGTATACTCACAAATACCAGAACTCCCAGATGAAAAGAGAGATAGATTTGTAAAAGATTATGGCATGAATGAGTATAGTGCGGGTGTTGTAACTTCTACTGTTGAGATGGCGCACTTCTTTGAGGCAATGATGCAAGAGAAAATATCTGCAAAAAATGCCTTGACTTGGCTTACAACAGAACTTCAAGGTCGTCTAAAAGGGGAGATGAATATTACAAACTCACCGGTAGATGCTAAAAAACTTGGGCAATTGGTGAAAAGAATTGAGGACGGCACCATAAGTGGAAAAGCGGCAAAAGAGGTACTTGACAGGCTTATGGTTGAAAATCTTGAAGTTGACGGTGTTATTGATGCTTTGGGTCTAAAACAAGTTAGTGACAATGGTGCAATTGAAGCTATATGTGACGCTATTATAGCTGCAAACCAAGATAAGGCTGAGCAGTATAGGGGCGGTAAAGATAAACTTTTTGGCTTCTTTGTAGGACAGGTCATGAAAGAGTCAAAGGGCAGTGCAAATCCTAAAACCGTAAATGAAGTGCTAAAAGCAAAACTAGGATAA